The Halomonas elongata DSM 2581 DNA segment CCAGCCCATCGCCCAGCCTATTGAGCAGGATCATGACCAACGCCGCCGTGTAGGCCTGCCATATCAGCAACGGCAAGGCCAGCATGCCGACCAGAAAGGCTACCAGGGTCACCTGATCGGGCCGCACACCCAAGCGCGCCAACCCCTTCGCCATCCACTTCAAGGGTGCCTGGGTCAGCGGCATGGTCCAGCGGTCGAGCATAGCGAATCTCCTTGTGGTGCCTTTACGAGGTTTGCGGAACCCTGACAGCCTATACTCATCGAATCGATAGGGTGCTCGCCAGCTCTTGACGGGTATCGTCCGACAGACGCCGTCCGGAGGACCACCATATGCCAATCTCGCCACTTTCCGCACGCTGCTGCTCGCTGCTGCTGATCGCCGGTTTCGCGTCGCCTGCCATGGCCGACAACACCGATACCGCCAGTGCCGTCTTCGCGGCCGGCTGTTTCTGGTGCGTCGAGGAAGCCTACGACAAGGTCGAGGGCGTGGTATCCACCATCTCGGGCTTCAGCGGCGGCGACGTGGCCGATCCCAGTTACGATCAGGTCGTCGCCGGCGGCACCGGCCACGCCGAGGCGGTCAAGGTCGAGTACGACCCCAGCCGGGTAGACTATGACACCCTGCTCTACGTGTTCTGGCGCAATGTCGATCCTTTCGCCGAAAATCGGCAATTCTGCGACGAAGGCCCCTCCTATCGCAGTGCCCTCTTTCCGATGGACGCCGAACAACGGCGACTGGCCGAGGCCAGCCGCGAGGCGGTGGCCGAGCGCTTCGATCGCCAAGTGGCCACCGAGATCAGCGACTTCGAGGCTTTCTATCCGGCCGAGACCTACCACCAGAACTTCTACGACAAGAACCCGCTGCGCTACCGTTTCTACAAGTCTGCCTGCGGACGCTCGGATCGACTCGAGGAGATCTGGGGCGACGAAGCCGAAGCCAGCGCACGCTCCTGATGCCGCCGTCCGCCCCCGGCCGGCTCGTTCGCCATGGGATGGCGACGCTCGCCGCGGCGTAACCACCAGGCGAGTGCGAAGGTGATGGCCAGAATCAGCCAGGAAGCGACCACCACGCCCATCCAGTTCCCCAGCAACCAGAAAGGCTCCAGCCAGAAACCGCCCAGGCTCGCCCCCGTGTAATAGAACACCAGATACAAGGCCGAGGCGCTGCCCCGATCACGCTGCGCATGGCGCCCTACCCAGCTCGAAGCCATCGAATGGGCGAGAAAGAAACCGAAGGCATTGACGGTCAGCCCCGCCAGGATCAGGAACACTCGATCGGAAAGCGTCAGGGCCGTGCCCGCCATCAGCAGCAGAATACCGAACGCCATGCACGTCGGTTGGGAAATCGCACGCGAGAGGCGACCGGACAGCGTCGAGCCCAGGGTACCGCTGAGATAGGTCAGAAACAGCAGCCCGAGCCACCGCTCTCCCAGCTCGAAGGGTGGCGCCGCCAGGCGGAAGGTGATGTAGCTGTACTGGTTGATGAAGATCAGAAAATTCAGCCCGCCCAACAGATAGGCCCCCAGCAGCACGGGATTGCGCAGATGCCCGGCGAGGCCGGCCCGCGCCTCGCGCAGACGAAAGCGGCGCGGCTCGAAGCGCCGTGCCGGCGGCAGCAAGCGCCAGAACACCGCGCCCCCGACCAGGGTCAGCGCCCCGACCGCCAGGAAACTGGCCGACACCCCACCGACCTCGGCCATCGAGCCACCGAT contains these protein-coding regions:
- a CDS encoding MFS transporter; amino-acid sequence: MIVVRSRAWWRATLALCLGSLLVFLNLYVPQPLLPLLREAYGISTLAASLAMSVSTLALAASLLVFGPLSDAIGRAGIMRLTLMLAGLLSIALAFAPGFETLLILRAVQGFVLGGLPAVAIAWMGDEFDRPALLSAVGLYIGANTLGGIGGRVIGGSMAEVGGVSASFLAVGALTLVGGAVFWRLLPPARRFEPRRFRLREARAGLAGHLRNPVLLGAYLLGGLNFLIFINQYSYITFRLAAPPFELGERWLGLLFLTYLSGTLGSTLSGRLSRAISQPTCMAFGILLLMAGTALTLSDRVFLILAGLTVNAFGFFLAHSMASSWVGRHAQRDRGSASALYLVFYYTGASLGGFWLEPFWLLGNWMGVVVASWLILAITFALAWWLRRGERRHPMANEPAGGGRRHQERALASASSPQISSSRSERPQADL
- the msrA gene encoding peptide-methionine (S)-S-oxide reductase MsrA, whose amino-acid sequence is MPISPLSARCCSLLLIAGFASPAMADNTDTASAVFAAGCFWCVEEAYDKVEGVVSTISGFSGGDVADPSYDQVVAGGTGHAEAVKVEYDPSRVDYDTLLYVFWRNVDPFAENRQFCDEGPSYRSALFPMDAEQRRLAEASREAVAERFDRQVATEISDFEAFYPAETYHQNFYDKNPLRYRFYKSACGRSDRLEEIWGDEAEASARS